A part of Salmo salar chromosome ssa18, Ssal_v3.1, whole genome shotgun sequence genomic DNA contains:
- the LOC106577725 gene encoding uncharacterized protein, whose product MARQTLVLGAPSAGVGIPLTPFQPDPSCEELTTLKMISLCLIFPLLVKMVHGVAGIESLSIRQESGLMSAKIGDTMILRCFYEGDMAMHFSWYKQTLGDKLQLFSTVHCKYDRNATFYYEFKDNPRFSVENGPKKNHLRISDMQLSDSGTYYCGNAYTNRVEFGKGAILIVEGSGSRNMPILQQSLSESVQPGDSVTLNCTIHTETCAGEHSIYWFRHGSGESLPGIIYTQGDRSDECEKSPEAVSPTQSCVYNLPKRNLTLSDAGTYYCAVASCGEILFGKGTKLDIQIPEHDSPFDLSPTVLALVVSNIVLGIVTLLLAWALYKNLNRHHRGRKDGPTSQGNQNQDSDVLNYAAVTFTPKKNSSSSRRTREKTSREDAVYSEVRYLQQE is encoded by the exons ACCCAAGTTGTGAAGAGCTGACAACTTTAAAGATGATCTCACTGTGTCTGATATTTCCACTTCTCGTAAAGATGG TTCATGGGGTAGCTGGGATTGAATCTTTATCCATACGTCAGGAGAGTGGTCTCATGTCAGCCAAAATTGGAGACACAATGATTTTGCGTTGCTTCTATGAAGGCGACATGGCCATGCATTTCTCCTGGTACAAGCAAACCTTGGGAGATAAACTTCAGCTCTTCTCAACCGTTCATTGTAAGTATGACAGGAATGCAACGTTCTACTATGAGTTTAAGGATAACCCTCGCTTCTCAGTGGAAAATGGCCCAAAAAAGAATCACCTAAGGATCTCAGACATGCAACTCTCTGACTCCGGCACATACTACTGTg gaaatgCTTATACCAATAGGGTGGAGTTTGGAAAAGGAGCTATTCTCATTGTAGAAG GTTCAGGTTCCAGAAACATGCCTATACTCCAGCAATCTCTGTCTGAGTCAGTCCAGCCAGGAGACTCTGTGACTCTGAACTGTACAATACACACTGAGACCTGTGCAGGAGAGCACAGTATCTATTGGTTCAGACATGGCTCAGGAGAATCCCTTCCAGGAATCATTTACACCCAGGGAGACAGGAGTGATGAGTGTGAGAAGAGCCCTGAGGCTGTGTCTCCTACACAGAGCTGTGTCTACAACCTCCCCAAGAGGAACCTCACCCTCTCTGATGCTGGGACTTACTACTGTGCTGTGGCCTCATGTGGGGAAATACTGTTTGGGAAAGGGACCAAGCTGGACATTCAAA TTCCAGAGCATGATTCTCCATTTGATCTAAGTCCTACTGTTCTTGCCTTGGTCGTGTCCAACATCGTTCTAGGGATAGTGACCCTTCTGCTTGCCTGGGCGCTTTACAAGAATCTGAACAGACATCACAGAG ggaggaaagatggtccAACATCCCAGGGGAATCAG AATCAAGACAGTGACGTGTTGAACTACGCCGCTGTAACTTTCACTCCCAAGAAGAACTCTTCCTCCTCCAGAAGAACAAGAGAGAAGACCAGCAGAGAGGATGCAGTGTACTCTGAGGTCAGGTACCTTCAGCAGGAGTGA